In Paenibacillus hexagrammi, the following are encoded in one genomic region:
- a CDS encoding endonuclease Q family protein: MNSYYVDLHIHIGRTEKGNAVKISAANDLTFFHIAHEASERKGIQMIGIIDCHSPTVQEEIEIYLDRGEMAELQGGGIQYKDTVIMLGSEIEVRDPGMGPAHLLAYMPNLQVMQDFTSFMKRHMKNVELSSQRIYVDARTLQEEVIGRGGILIPAHIFTPHKSVYGSSSTRMEHLLDLNRIAAVELGLSADSEMAGLISELDRYTFVTNSDAHSLGKIGREYNEMRMAEPNFEELVKALARQEGRGVAANYGLNPRLGKYHRTYCGQCESILDESVTAVERCLYCGSGKIVRGVMDRILSLADREEPSIPDYRPPYNYQVPLEFIPGLGKKKMNLLLSEFGTEMNVLHRASFQELSVVVGEELAGYIVMAREGRLQLEVGGGGRYGKVGKNHS; this comes from the coding sequence ATGAATTCCTATTACGTCGATCTTCACATTCATATTGGCCGGACAGAAAAAGGGAATGCAGTGAAGATCAGCGCTGCGAATGACCTAACCTTTTTTCATATCGCCCATGAAGCCTCCGAACGCAAGGGTATTCAGATGATCGGCATCATCGACTGTCATTCGCCGACTGTACAGGAGGAAATTGAGATCTATCTGGATCGGGGAGAGATGGCGGAGCTTCAAGGCGGAGGCATTCAATACAAGGATACGGTCATTATGCTGGGCAGCGAGATTGAAGTTCGAGATCCTGGCATGGGGCCTGCGCATTTACTTGCCTATATGCCAAACCTGCAGGTCATGCAGGATTTCACCTCATTCATGAAGCGGCATATGAAAAATGTAGAGCTTAGCTCACAGCGTATTTATGTGGACGCACGGACGCTGCAGGAGGAAGTGATAGGACGCGGTGGAATCCTTATACCCGCCCATATTTTCACTCCGCACAAGAGTGTCTACGGCAGCAGTTCCACGCGAATGGAGCACCTGCTGGACTTGAACAGGATTGCGGCGGTAGAGCTGGGTCTCAGTGCTGACTCGGAGATGGCGGGCCTGATCTCAGAACTGGACAGATATACATTTGTGACGAATTCCGATGCACATTCTTTAGGTAAAATCGGGCGTGAATACAATGAGATGAGGATGGCGGAGCCTAATTTCGAGGAGCTTGTAAAAGCGTTGGCTAGGCAGGAAGGCAGAGGCGTTGCCGCAAATTACGGCTTGAACCCGCGCCTTGGGAAATATCATCGGACCTATTGCGGCCAATGTGAGTCTATTCTTGATGAGAGTGTGACTGCGGTTGAGAGATGCTTATACTGCGGAAGCGGGAAAATTGTTCGGGGCGTTATGGACCGCATCTTGTCTTTAGCCGACCGCGAAGAACCTTCCATTCCGGATTATCGTCCGCCCTACAACTATCAGGTTCCGCTTGAATTTATACCGGGACTCGGCAAGAAGAAGATGAATCTATTGCTGTCTGAATTCGGAACAGAAATGAACGTCCTGCATAGGGCTTCCTTTCAGGAGCTTTCGGTTGTTGTCGGTGAGGAGCTGGCCGGGTATATCGTTATGGCGCGAGAAGGTCGGCTTCAGCTTGAGGTCGGCGGCGGAGGGCGTTACGGGAAAGTCGGAAAAAATCATTCATAG
- a CDS encoding NUDIX hydrolase has product MTDVHKKFEEKTIRTEPIFTGKIISLQVDHVELPNGEVATREIVKHPGAVAVLALLDDKMIVVEQYRKPLEKSQVEIPAGKLDAGEDPLHAALRELEEETGYKSDQIRHISSFYTSPGFADELLHLYVVENLVKGEARPDEDEFLECEAITLEEAQQYIREQRISDAKTIMAVYAWQLYKLTGSI; this is encoded by the coding sequence ATGACAGATGTACATAAAAAATTTGAGGAAAAAACGATTCGAACGGAGCCTATTTTTACAGGTAAAATCATTTCTTTGCAGGTGGATCATGTAGAGCTTCCGAATGGTGAAGTTGCGACTCGTGAGATCGTTAAACATCCTGGGGCTGTCGCTGTTCTGGCGCTTCTGGACGATAAAATGATCGTGGTGGAACAATACCGCAAGCCTTTAGAGAAGAGTCAGGTGGAAATCCCTGCGGGCAAGCTGGATGCAGGAGAGGATCCGCTGCATGCTGCACTGCGGGAGCTAGAAGAGGAGACCGGATACAAATCGGATCAAATTCGTCACATCAGCTCGTTTTACACATCGCCGGGCTTTGCGGATGAGCTGCTGCATTTGTATGTGGTTGAGAATCTGGTCAAAGGCGAAGCACGGCCGGATGAGGACGAGTTCCTCGAATGCGAAGCGATTACGCTGGAAGAAGCTCAGCAGTATATTCGCGAGCAGCGGATCAGCGATGCCAAGACGATCATGGCCGTCTACGCTTGGCAGCTGTACAAGCTTACTGGAAGCATCTAA
- a CDS encoding M20/M25/M40 family metallo-hydrolase → MIEENRLVQEFISLVQVDSETRFEQEISAVLKEKFSALGLHVMEDDSMAKSGHGSGNLICTLEATDPNSAIPTILFTSHMDTVAPGKGIKPQIGDDGYIRSDGTTILGSDDKAGIAAMFEGIRVLKEQHIPHGRIQFVITAGEESGLKGSRAMEASLLDAQFGFALDSNGNIGEIATAAPGRAEIEIIFHGKSAHAGVNPEDGISAIQVASKAVARMSLGRIDSETTANIGSFSGVGPLNVVCDRVKMEAEARSIVQHKLEAQVASMKEACESAAADAGTNCEFKAEIVYASYMHGDDAPVVQLASRALASMGLEASTFHSGGGSDANVFNGFGIPTVNLAVGYQEIHTTKEHIAIKDLVKTAELVVAIVKETAKA, encoded by the coding sequence ATGATCGAGGAAAATCGTTTGGTTCAGGAGTTCATCTCGCTTGTTCAAGTGGACAGCGAGACCAGATTCGAACAAGAAATCAGCGCAGTGTTAAAAGAAAAGTTCAGCGCGTTGGGCCTTCATGTGATGGAAGATGACTCCATGGCCAAGAGTGGTCATGGATCGGGCAATTTGATTTGTACGTTGGAAGCAACGGATCCCAACAGCGCGATCCCAACAATTTTGTTTACATCGCATATGGATACGGTCGCTCCGGGCAAAGGCATCAAGCCGCAAATCGGGGATGACGGCTATATTCGGAGTGATGGAACAACCATTTTGGGCAGCGATGACAAGGCTGGTATTGCCGCTATGTTTGAAGGAATCCGAGTACTCAAGGAACAACATATTCCGCATGGCCGCATCCAATTCGTCATCACGGCAGGAGAAGAAAGCGGTCTTAAAGGATCCCGTGCGATGGAAGCTAGTCTGCTCGATGCCCAGTTCGGATTTGCGCTGGACTCTAACGGCAATATCGGTGAGATTGCTACAGCGGCCCCGGGCCGGGCCGAGATCGAAATCATATTTCACGGCAAGTCGGCGCACGCCGGCGTCAATCCTGAGGACGGCATCAGCGCCATTCAAGTGGCCAGCAAAGCGGTGGCACGGATGTCGTTAGGCCGCATCGACAGTGAAACGACGGCCAACATTGGAAGCTTTTCCGGTGTAGGACCGCTCAATGTTGTATGCGATCGGGTCAAAATGGAGGCTGAAGCGAGAAGTATTGTGCAGCACAAGCTGGAAGCGCAAGTCGCTTCCATGAAGGAAGCATGCGAATCCGCAGCGGCCGATGCAGGAACAAATTGTGAATTCAAGGCAGAAATTGTTTACGCATCGTATATGCATGGTGACGACGCGCCTGTTGTTCAGCTTGCATCGCGTGCACTGGCATCGATGGGGCTTGAAGCAAGCACGTTCCACTCCGGCGGCGGCAGTGACGCTAACGTATTTAACGGCTTCGGCATTCCAACCGTGAATCTGGCTGTCGGCTATCAAGAAATTCATACGACCAAAGAGCATATTGCAATCAAAGATCTGGTCAAGACAGCGGAGCTTGTCGTAGCGATTGTTAAAGAAACTGCAAAAGCATAA
- the prli42 gene encoding stressosome-associated protein Prli42, whose product MFRNKLWFKVVIYIMLITMLLSTVLFTVSLFY is encoded by the coding sequence ATGTTTCGAAATAAACTTTGGTTTAAAGTCGTCATTTACATCATGCTCATTACGATGCTTCTATCCACTGTGCTGTTCACAGTCAGCTTATTCTACTAG
- a CDS encoding dihydrolipoamide acetyltransferase family protein: protein MSGTNGRLIEVTVPHLAESLVSATIGKWLKQPGDYVEQYDVICELFTEKVNTEMPSPIEGKLVKIIVGEGETAAVGEAICLLELPAEAGREASVGSGGHQEAAVQSGAALAVSGDQSMRGRYSPAVHRLAMDNRVDLSRVNGTGLGGRITRKDVEQFIASGGASASASAGFVSSSAAAAPSSAPAAPSAAAMSAQQANQPASPAQAAPAVSAQEAAAMKQAAHTPVRSSGLHLSANPPTPLIEVEGQPSDARNEYFIDVTPIRNAIATRMRQSVTEIPHAWTMIEVDVTNLVVLRNKVKDEFMRREGINLTYLAFMMKAVVNAIKDYPIINSVWAVDKIIVKRDINISLSVGTEDSVLTPVIKKADQKNIAGLAREIDELTKKTRAGKLSLNDMVGGTFTVNNTGSFGSILSYPIINYPQAAIVTFESIVKKPVVIHDMIAVRSMVNLCLSLDHRILDGVICGRFLQRVKENLEGYNSETQIY from the coding sequence ATGAGTGGTACGAACGGCCGATTGATCGAGGTTACGGTTCCGCATCTTGCGGAAAGCCTCGTTTCTGCGACGATTGGTAAATGGTTAAAGCAGCCTGGCGATTACGTCGAGCAATATGATGTGATCTGTGAGCTGTTCACGGAAAAAGTAAATACTGAGATGCCTTCTCCCATTGAAGGCAAGCTCGTGAAAATCATAGTCGGCGAAGGGGAGACAGCTGCAGTAGGCGAAGCAATCTGCCTGCTGGAGCTTCCGGCGGAAGCTGGCCGCGAAGCTTCAGTTGGTAGCGGCGGACATCAAGAAGCCGCTGTACAAAGCGGCGCTGCCCTTGCTGTAAGCGGTGACCAGAGCATGCGTGGACGCTATTCGCCGGCGGTGCATCGTCTTGCCATGGACAACCGGGTTGATTTGTCCCGCGTAAATGGAACAGGGCTTGGCGGTCGAATCACCCGCAAGGATGTAGAGCAGTTCATTGCTTCTGGAGGAGCCTCTGCATCGGCATCCGCAGGTTTTGTTAGCAGCTCTGCGGCAGCAGCCCCTTCTTCGGCACCGGCAGCCCCTTCAGCTGCAGCTATGTCTGCACAGCAAGCAAATCAGCCCGCATCCCCGGCACAAGCCGCACCAGCGGTATCGGCACAGGAAGCAGCTGCAATGAAACAAGCGGCACATACACCTGTTAGAAGCTCGGGTCTCCATCTGTCGGCGAACCCGCCTACACCTCTTATTGAAGTGGAAGGACAGCCGTCCGATGCGCGCAACGAGTATTTCATCGATGTGACGCCGATCCGTAATGCCATCGCAACAAGGATGCGCCAAAGCGTAACGGAAATTCCTCATGCATGGACGATGATTGAAGTGGATGTCACCAATCTGGTCGTGCTTCGCAATAAGGTGAAGGATGAATTCATGCGACGTGAGGGCATTAACCTGACATATCTGGCATTCATGATGAAAGCTGTCGTCAACGCGATTAAAGACTACCCGATCATAAACTCGGTATGGGCAGTCGATAAAATCATCGTCAAGCGCGATATCAATATCTCTCTTTCGGTTGGTACGGAGGATTCGGTGTTAACGCCGGTCATCAAGAAGGCTGATCAGAAGAATATCGCTGGGCTTGCCAGAGAAATTGATGAATTAACGAAGAAGACAAGAGCGGGGAAATTGTCGCTGAACGATATGGTAGGAGGCACCTTTACGGTCAATAATACAGGCTCCTTCGGTTCGATTCTGTCGTATCCGATCATCAACTACCCGCAGGCAGCGATTGTAACGTTTGAATCGATTGTGAAGAAGCCTGTCGTGATCCATGATATGATTGCGGTTCGTTCCATGGTAAACCTGTGCCTGTCGCTTGACCATCGGATTCTCGATGGAGTTATCTGCGGAAGATTCCTGCAGAGAGTGAAGGAAAACCTTGAGGGATATAATTCGGAAACCCAAATATACTAA
- a CDS encoding alpha-ketoacid dehydrogenase subunit beta — MAVITYLEAIRSAMQEEMQQDDNVFVLGEDVGKGGVLNTTKGLRDMFGEDRVLDTPLAESAIVGVAIGSAMYGMKPIAEIQFADFIFPATNQIISEAAKIRYRSNNDWSCPIVIRAPYGATGASALYHSQCPESVFFGTPGLKIVAPSNPYDAKGLLKAAIRDADPVLYFEHKKCYLALSADVPEQDYIVPIGKADVKRQGTDITVIAYGIAVHYALIAAEELAKEGISAHVLDLRTLQPLDKEAILEATAKTGKVLIVHEDNKTGGVGAEVSAIIAEELLFELDAPIARLCGPDVPAVGNNPPMEKFFLLSPDKLKEAMRKLAMF, encoded by the coding sequence ATGGCAGTCATTACCTATTTGGAAGCCATTCGCTCTGCCATGCAGGAAGAAATGCAGCAGGACGATAACGTATTCGTGCTGGGTGAGGATGTCGGTAAGGGCGGTGTGCTCAACACAACAAAGGGACTTCGCGACATGTTCGGCGAAGACAGGGTGCTTGACACCCCTTTGGCGGAGTCCGCTATTGTCGGCGTGGCCATCGGTTCGGCGATGTACGGCATGAAGCCAATCGCGGAAATCCAGTTTGCCGATTTTATCTTCCCGGCAACGAATCAAATTATTAGCGAAGCGGCCAAAATCCGCTACCGCTCTAATAATGACTGGAGCTGTCCGATTGTCATCCGGGCCCCTTACGGTGCTACAGGAGCGAGCGCGCTGTATCATTCCCAATGCCCGGAATCGGTGTTCTTCGGTACACCTGGACTTAAGATTGTAGCGCCTTCGAATCCATACGACGCTAAGGGGCTGCTGAAGGCGGCAATTCGTGACGCAGACCCTGTACTTTACTTCGAGCACAAGAAGTGTTACTTGGCGCTTTCGGCTGATGTACCTGAGCAGGATTACATCGTACCGATCGGCAAGGCCGACGTGAAGCGTCAGGGCACGGACATTACGGTAATCGCATACGGGATTGCTGTGCATTACGCACTGATTGCAGCGGAAGAGCTGGCCAAGGAGGGCATTAGCGCACACGTGCTGGATTTGCGCACGCTTCAGCCTCTGGATAAAGAAGCGATCCTGGAAGCGACTGCCAAGACCGGCAAAGTCCTTATTGTCCATGAAGACAATAAGACAGGCGGTGTAGGCGCTGAGGTTTCGGCGATTATCGCCGAGGAGCTGCTGTTTGAGCTGGACGCTCCGATTGCGCGTCTGTGCGGTCCGGACGTTCCTGCGGTTGGCAACAACCCGCCGATGGAAAAGTTTTTCCTGCTAAGCCCGGATAAATTGAAAGAAGCGATGCGCAAGCTCGCTATGTTTTAG
- a CDS encoding thiamine pyrophosphate-dependent dehydrogenase E1 component subunit alpha, which translates to MSIGQLFKHRSLGISDEDAVRMYTVMNMATKYDERGLMLQRAGKVPFHIGGSGQYAGQVAMAFAMQPKKDYFLPYYRDFAFVLSIGMTVKDLMLSLFCKAEDVSSGGRQMPGHFGDKRYNIVTGSSPVTTQVPHAVGIALAAKMKKQDFATFVSFGEGSSNQGDFHEGCNFAGVHKLPVIFVCENNQYAISVPLHKQVSGKIADRAIGYGFPGYQVDGSDALEVFRIMKEARERAIQGEGPTLIEMISYRLMPHSTSDDDMLYRTKEEVEANRQKDGVVKFKEYLMECGLWSEEQDRELQDRQKQEINEATKYADLAPYPKPEDTLLHVYAEGEGV; encoded by the coding sequence ATGTCAATCGGTCAGCTATTTAAGCACCGCAGCTTAGGAATATCGGATGAAGATGCCGTTCGGATGTATACCGTCATGAACATGGCTACTAAATATGATGAACGCGGCTTGATGCTGCAGCGCGCGGGTAAGGTGCCTTTTCACATCGGCGGCAGCGGCCAATATGCGGGTCAAGTTGCCATGGCCTTCGCCATGCAGCCGAAGAAGGACTATTTCTTGCCCTATTATCGGGATTTCGCCTTTGTTCTTTCGATCGGCATGACGGTCAAGGATTTGATGCTTTCGCTGTTTTGCAAAGCGGAGGATGTCAGCAGCGGAGGGCGCCAGATGCCGGGTCATTTTGGCGATAAGCGATACAATATTGTGACAGGCTCATCGCCAGTTACAACGCAGGTACCTCATGCAGTCGGTATTGCGCTAGCCGCGAAGATGAAGAAACAGGATTTCGCAACTTTTGTTTCCTTTGGCGAAGGCTCCAGCAATCAAGGTGATTTCCATGAAGGCTGTAACTTTGCGGGCGTACACAAGCTTCCGGTCATCTTTGTATGTGAAAATAATCAATATGCGATTTCTGTACCGCTGCATAAGCAGGTTTCCGGTAAAATTGCCGATCGCGCGATTGGCTACGGATTTCCGGGCTACCAAGTGGACGGTAGCGATGCTCTGGAAGTGTTCCGTATCATGAAGGAAGCGAGAGAAAGAGCGATCCAGGGTGAAGGTCCTACACTGATTGAAATGATCTCCTACCGGTTAATGCCTCATTCGACCTCGGATGACGACATGCTGTACCGGACTAAAGAAGAAGTGGAAGCGAACCGTCAGAAGGACGGCGTTGTGAAATTTAAAGAATATTTAATGGAATGCGGCTTATGGAGCGAGGAACAGGATCGGGAGCTTCAAGACAGGCAGAAGCAGGAGATTAACGAAGCGACCAAGTATGCAGATTTGGCTCCTTATCCGAAGCCGGAAGACACGCTTCTCCATGTGTATGCGGAAGGGGAGGGAGTATAG
- the lpdA gene encoding dihydrolipoyl dehydrogenase, giving the protein MSEYRYDIVVLGGGIGGYTAAIRAAQLGKSVAIVERDKMGGTCLHQGCIPSKALLRSAEVLATLKNSEEFGIVSGQSELNFEQVQRRKQGIVDQLHQGLQFLMKKNKITIHNGNGRIIGPSIFSPRSGAVSVEKEDGEIDMLLSQNLIIATGSRPRSLPGLEIDGKHILSSEEALQMDELPKSIVIIGGGVIGVEWASMLNDFGVEVTVVELDKRLVSLEDADVSKELERLFKKRGIRLVTGAKVIADSIAVTDGKVTMRADQAGEIVELSADKVLVSVGRIANTEGIGLENTDIQIDKGFIRANRYMQTTESHIYAVGDAIGGLMLAHVAGHEGIIAAEHICGHNPDELSAHLVPKCTYTRPEIASVGLTEEQALEKGHKIKTGKFSFKAIGKALVYGAADGFVKVIADQESNDILGVHMIGPQVTNSITEAALAQVLNATPWEVGQTIHPHPTLSEALGEAMLAVDGVAISG; this is encoded by the coding sequence ATGAGTGAATATAGATACGATATCGTCGTGCTTGGAGGCGGAATCGGGGGCTATACGGCTGCTATTCGTGCTGCGCAGCTTGGGAAGTCGGTTGCGATTGTTGAAAGGGACAAAATGGGGGGCACCTGCTTGCATCAAGGCTGCATCCCGAGCAAGGCGCTGCTGCGGAGCGCAGAAGTGTTGGCTACACTCAAGAACAGCGAGGAGTTCGGCATTGTGTCAGGACAATCGGAGTTGAATTTTGAGCAGGTTCAGCGCAGAAAGCAGGGCATTGTCGATCAGCTGCACCAAGGGCTGCAATTTCTGATGAAGAAGAACAAAATTACGATACATAACGGTAACGGTCGAATCATCGGCCCATCCATCTTTTCGCCCCGCAGCGGGGCCGTTTCTGTGGAGAAAGAAGACGGCGAAATCGATATGCTGCTTTCCCAGAACCTGATTATTGCGACGGGGTCCAGACCGCGGAGTCTGCCTGGACTTGAAATCGATGGGAAGCATATCCTCTCCAGTGAAGAAGCTCTTCAGATGGACGAGCTGCCTAAGTCGATCGTGATTATCGGCGGAGGCGTCATCGGAGTGGAATGGGCTTCCATGCTGAATGATTTTGGCGTAGAGGTGACGGTCGTCGAGCTGGACAAGCGCCTGGTGAGCCTGGAAGACGCTGATGTTTCCAAGGAACTGGAACGGCTGTTTAAAAAGCGCGGTATCCGACTTGTAACTGGAGCGAAAGTCATTGCGGATTCCATCGCCGTTACGGACGGCAAGGTGACTATGCGGGCCGACCAAGCAGGCGAGATCGTCGAGCTTTCCGCGGACAAAGTCCTTGTATCCGTAGGTCGAATTGCCAATACAGAAGGCATCGGGCTTGAAAATACCGATATCCAGATCGATAAAGGCTTCATCCGCGCTAATCGTTACATGCAAACGACAGAATCGCATATTTACGCAGTCGGGGACGCCATAGGCGGTCTCATGCTGGCGCATGTTGCCGGACACGAGGGCATCATAGCTGCGGAACATATCTGTGGCCACAATCCGGATGAACTGTCGGCTCATCTTGTGCCGAAATGCACCTATACTCGTCCCGAAATCGCGAGTGTGGGACTCACAGAAGAGCAAGCCCTGGAGAAGGGTCACAAAATTAAGACGGGCAAATTCAGCTTTAAAGCTATCGGTAAGGCGCTCGTATACGGAGCAGCAGACGGTTTTGTCAAAGTCATCGCTGATCAGGAATCCAACGATATATTAGGTGTTCATATGATCGGACCGCAAGTGACGAACAGCATTACGGAAGCCGCTCTCGCGCAGGTGCTCAACGCCACCCCATGGGAAGTGGGCCAAACCATTCATCCGCATCCGACCCTATCGGAAGCCCTTGGTGAAGCAATGCTCGCGGTTGATGGCGTGGCAATCAGCGGATAA
- a CDS encoding IS4 family transposase, translated as MIEQKLSIDQLPAEIKLAFQELKVIKHLNDAGFKKKFGFTCATLFRIIFVLLFQQKNWFRLLESPQGTNYPGKDAVYRFLNHSGYAWRRFLTLLSHETVHRMEHLTSDKRETAFIFDDSMFERNRSKAVEMLARFKDHATGAYYKGFRMLTMGWTDGHSFVPIDFALLSSNNSSINGIADGIDKRSSGYKRRKEALQSAPDNIAAMLDRAMAAGLSASYVLMDSWFTHAPLIQEMRNRELHVIGMVKNDRKRYLVDGHRICLNSLYSLAARIEGKNRHILRQIRTELAPGIPVMVVFVRHRSKKKEWLAILSTDLTLSASDIIRIYRMRWEIEVFFKCAKSLLRLQKEFQGRSYDLLISHTTIVFARYILLAWQHRQSTDQRTIGGLFYLLCDEVGTIDWVVALQQLVELMNEVATKVGKRISKLIHRQLHDWIAGLPSYIKVYLPISSCES; from the coding sequence ATGATAGAGCAAAAGCTATCCATTGATCAACTGCCAGCAGAAATTAAGTTGGCTTTCCAGGAACTGAAGGTCATTAAACACTTGAATGATGCTGGCTTCAAAAAGAAGTTCGGCTTCACCTGTGCGACCTTGTTCCGAATCATATTTGTACTGTTGTTTCAGCAGAAAAATTGGTTTCGTCTGCTCGAAAGCCCTCAGGGCACAAATTATCCTGGGAAAGATGCGGTCTATCGTTTTCTCAATCACAGTGGATATGCTTGGCGACGCTTTTTAACACTACTAAGCCATGAGACCGTTCATCGCATGGAGCACCTTACCTCTGACAAGCGCGAAACGGCATTCATCTTCGATGATTCAATGTTTGAACGTAACCGAAGCAAGGCTGTCGAGATGCTCGCACGCTTTAAAGATCATGCCACAGGAGCGTACTATAAGGGTTTCCGCATGCTAACCATGGGATGGACAGATGGACATTCCTTCGTTCCAATTGACTTCGCGCTTCTCAGCTCGAACAACTCCAGCATCAATGGGATCGCCGACGGTATCGATAAACGCTCGTCAGGTTACAAGCGTCGGAAAGAAGCGCTGCAAAGTGCTCCAGATAACATCGCCGCTATGCTGGATCGCGCTATGGCTGCCGGTCTTTCCGCGTCCTATGTGCTCATGGATAGCTGGTTTACTCACGCGCCACTGATTCAAGAGATGCGTAATCGCGAATTACACGTCATTGGCATGGTGAAAAACGATAGAAAGCGATATCTAGTAGATGGGCATCGCATTTGCCTGAATTCACTATATTCACTTGCGGCTCGCATCGAGGGAAAGAACCGGCACATCCTTCGGCAGATTCGGACGGAGCTAGCTCCAGGGATCCCCGTCATGGTTGTGTTCGTCCGTCATCGATCCAAGAAGAAGGAATGGCTAGCTATCCTCTCTACCGATCTTACGTTATCTGCTTCAGACATCATTCGGATTTACAGAATGCGTTGGGAAATAGAAGTCTTCTTTAAGTGCGCCAAATCCTTGCTGCGCCTGCAGAAGGAGTTTCAAGGACGCTCTTACGATCTGCTTATTAGCCATACAACGATCGTATTCGCGCGCTATATCTTACTGGCTTGGCAGCATCGCCAAAGCACGGATCAGCGGACAATTGGCGGTCTGTTCTATTTGTTGTGTGACGAAGTTGGCACGATTGACTGGGTCGTTGCACTTCAACAACTGGTCGAACTGATGAACGAAGTTGCCACAAAAGTTGGGAAGAGAATCTCAAAACTGATCCATCGTCAACTCCACGATTGGATAGCCGGTTTGCCTAGCTACATCAAGGTTTATTTGCCAATTTCAAGCTGCGAAAGTTGA
- a CDS encoding glycosyltransferase family 2 protein: MKPNLSIIVPAWNVERTIAHTLQHVTEVPWEHYPTRLDSRKHYELIVIDDGSTDRTYEEAWPWSDLLVRHRLRLGKEAAIQAGIARAQGEIVLILDADLQETAKLAPRLLEPILWADADLVIGTLPSPARSGISGLAKRLTAGGAFRSSGSKTAAPLSGQRAMRADRLRELEELFRGFGSEAALARDAQQRGLRIAEIAVPFEHRDSRHEWHGSARSRGQQLAAAGAALFSRWRWR, translated from the coding sequence ATGAAGCCGAATCTATCGATAATTGTCCCAGCCTGGAATGTGGAACGAACGATTGCTCATACACTGCAACATGTGACGGAGGTGCCTTGGGAGCACTACCCTACACGGCTTGATTCAAGAAAGCATTATGAGCTGATCGTCATCGACGACGGCAGTACCGATCGAACTTACGAAGAAGCCTGGCCGTGGTCTGATCTGTTAGTCAGGCACCGGTTGAGACTGGGGAAAGAGGCTGCCATACAAGCCGGAATCGCTCGCGCTCAAGGGGAAATCGTGCTTATACTCGACGCCGATCTCCAGGAAACCGCCAAGCTTGCTCCCAGGCTGCTGGAGCCGATCCTGTGGGCCGATGCCGACCTGGTCATCGGCACGCTGCCTTCACCGGCCAGGTCCGGGATCTCCGGCCTGGCCAAACGGCTTACCGCTGGAGGAGCTTTTCGCTCCAGCGGCAGTAAGACCGCAGCTCCCTTGTCCGGACAGCGCGCTATGCGCGCTGATCGGCTGCGGGAGCTGGAAGAGCTGTTCCGCGGCTTCGGTTCGGAAGCCGCGCTGGCTCGCGATGCGCAGCAGCGGGGCCTGCGCATCGCAGAAATAGCCGTGCCCTTCGAGCACCGGGATTCCCGGCACGAATGGCACGGCTCTGCACGCAGCCGCGGACAGCAGCTTGCCGCGGCAGGGGCGGCTTTGTTTTCGCGTTGGAGATGGAGATAA